AGCATAAGTTAGGTAAATGAAACGATTTTGGGCAAAGTTGGGATGAACTGCAACATCCAGCAAACCGCCTTGATTAACCGCAAGGACTTCGGGAACGCCGGGAATGGGTGTGGGGTCTAATTTCCCATTGCGAACAATACGTAATCTTCCGGGACGTTCGGTAATTAACATTGCGCCATCAGGTAGCCATGCGATACCCCAAGGGCGTTCTAAGCCTTGCAGAACAGTTACTTGGCGAAAGTTTGCTTGACTGGGTGAAGATTGAGTTTGTTTTGTTGTAGTGTTAGTTACTGGTTGAGTTGATGAGGAAGCTTGTGTGGGTGAGGTGGCAGTTTGGTTGAGCGTGCATCCAGCGATCGCTAATAATATAATACTTTTTGTCAAAGGGAATAAAAAGGTTTTTCCTGATTTTTTCCTGAGCTTAGTTACTTGGTTTTTCATCGGAGGAAAAGCATCGCTAGTTCAACAATAATATTTTAAAAATTTTGTTTCGATTTGAGTACAATTACAGGAATTGTTTTTTATTTTTCACCAGATCGATCGCTCAATTTACCTGCAAATTAATTGAATTATGCAATCTTTTCCAGAGAAAAAGTTCCGCGATCAAAATTTTTCAGATTCTACTGAGTTAGCCACTTCTAAGCTAAAAATTTCGCTAATTGTACCAGTGCTGAACGGTGGGGAAAATTTTCGGCGATGTTTGCAGAGTGTGAGTAAAGTAGCCGAGAAATTATTCGAGTTTATTGTAATTGATGATGGCTCAACAGATGATTCGGGAAAGTTAGCGGCAGAATTTGGCGCGAAGGTGATTACTTTTCCAGTTCCCGGTGGGCCTGCGCGGGCGAGAAATGCTGGGGCAAAGATTGCTCAAGGGGATATTCTGTTTTTCATTGATGCGGATGTAACGCTGACGGTAGAGACGATCGATCGCCTAATTGTTGCATTTTCTGATCGTCCTAACCTCGATGCTTTAATTGGTTCTTATGATGATAACCCTGGAGCATCTAACTTTCTATCGCAATACAAAAATTTGTTTCACCACTACACCCATCAAATTTCCTCGGAGGAAGCATCGACTTTTTGGGGCGCTTGTGGCGCAGTGCGAAAGGAAGCTTTTTGGGCGGTAAATGGATTTGATGAACGCTATCTTTTTCCTTCTGTGGAAGATATTGAATTAGGTTATCGGTTAAAAAAAGCGGGATATCAAATTAAGCTGGATAAGACTGTTCAAGTCAAGCATTTAAAGCACTGGCGGGTTGGTTCTTTGCTCCGGGCAGAGATTTTTTTCCGGGCGATTCCTTGGACGGAATTGCTGTGGCGCGATCGACAATTCTCTAACGATCTTAATCTCAAAAA
The Phormidium ambiguum IAM M-71 genome window above contains:
- a CDS encoding glycosyltransferase family 2 protein translates to MQSFPEKKFRDQNFSDSTELATSKLKISLIVPVLNGGENFRRCLQSVSKVAEKLFEFIVIDDGSTDDSGKLAAEFGAKVITFPVPGGPARARNAGAKIAQGDILFFIDADVTLTVETIDRLIVAFSDRPNLDALIGSYDDNPGASNFLSQYKNLFHHYTHQISSEEASTFWGACGAVRKEAFWAVNGFDERYLFPSVEDIELGYRLKKAGYQIKLDKTVQVKHLKHWRVGSLLRAEIFFRAIPWTELLWRDRQFSNDLNLKNSSRLSLILTYLLVFCLIGGWWWSILWLVGLAVCLTLLLLNLHLYRFFLQKRGILFTFGVIPWHWLYFFYGGIAFAIGTIRYYLYHKLKIR